In Thalassotalea fonticola, a single genomic region encodes these proteins:
- a CDS encoding pseudouridine synthase — protein sequence MAINRSRLDKFLSERFNIKRKDVRLLLAQKRVLVDEQLALDVDLIIDTFSLITVDGEIVQNNQAKYVMLHKPVGVVSATKDDIHQTVIDLLDFPYKHSLHIAGRLDLNSSGLLLLTNDSRWSEKLSKPNSKVAKIYQVTLGNKLTNDMISAFLTGMYFEFENITTKPAKLEILSEHIARVELVEGKYHQIKRMFGRFRNPVVKLHRQSIGSLALDENLKPGESRELSSFEVNSI from the coding sequence ATGGCGATAAACCGTAGCCGACTAGATAAATTTTTGAGTGAAAGGTTCAATATTAAGCGCAAAGATGTGCGGCTTTTGCTCGCGCAAAAAAGGGTACTTGTTGATGAGCAACTTGCTTTAGATGTTGACTTGATTATTGATACATTTTCTCTGATAACCGTTGATGGAGAGATAGTTCAAAATAACCAGGCAAAGTATGTGATGTTACACAAGCCTGTAGGTGTAGTTAGCGCCACTAAAGATGACATTCATCAAACCGTCATTGATTTACTCGACTTTCCCTATAAACATTCATTGCACATTGCTGGCCGGTTAGATTTAAACTCATCGGGATTATTACTGCTAACCAATGACAGTAGGTGGTCAGAAAAGCTGTCAAAACCTAACAGTAAAGTAGCAAAAATTTATCAAGTTACTTTAGGGAATAAGCTTACTAACGATATGATCTCGGCATTTTTAACAGGAATGTATTTCGAGTTTGAGAATATAACAACCAAACCGGCAAAATTAGAAATTTTGTCCGAGCATATAGCCAGAGTAGAATTGGTTGAAGGCAAGTATCATCAAATAAAACGCATGTTCGGCCGCTTTAGAAACCCGGTAGTGAAATTACATCGTCAATCAATTGGAAGTTTGGCGCTTGACGAAAATTTAAAGCCTGGAGAAAGTAGGGAGCTATCCTCTTTTGAAGTGAATAGCATTTAA